One stretch of Streptomyces sp. 135 DNA includes these proteins:
- a CDS encoding ATP-binding protein — MTAPTPIARPGTERPPLRPSAFVLLACALVTAVLAGTAAALAPASARTPLAWGAGAAALAFSVAVTVAFHALRALSLARRHLAAARQETGSLQQELARRAAEFGQEHARLTAAHAREVADLTAEHTRVRTELAAENSRVKAELAAENARVQEELTAEHTRVRTELTARLRTAESERAAALAACANAAGRMQALATGTLADLREMEGRHADEDVLTDLLHLDHRTAQAGRIADSVAVLTGARSGRRWAKPIVMESILRGAMGRIGGYQRVRIHSASEVAVAGHAAEGVMHALAELLDNAANFSPPTSEVHVYIEEVAAGVIVSVEDSGLVMGPVQLRRAERAVSGEATGLGGLSGTRLGLAVVGRLARKYNLTVSFRPSARGGTGVLLLIPQELLSRPSDPTPSPSSSLPTPPARPAALPGPAGLTGPAGSSGPAALTGPADSTEPAAPTAPATSTGPAALTGPADSTGPADSTEPAVSTGPAASTGPAALTPARHAAPAPAPAPAPAPAPAQPTATPQPVAQPAPSAQPPAHTPDSPTPTVGAPAQPAAPAPAAQPTATPQPQPAQPQPQPQQTHPEPQPAYPHTHTHTPDPGLDRVDRDPVPTHESAAEGTPAPHTPAEGTAPHTPAEGTALDTPTETIPLPKRPRGRTLAAAERARTGSDTGEHPRPRPADAATTAARFSSFRQAVRPAPTADPAPPEHPEGDTPR, encoded by the coding sequence ATGACCGCGCCAACCCCCATAGCGCGCCCCGGGACGGAGCGCCCTCCGCTGCGTCCCTCCGCGTTCGTCCTGCTGGCCTGTGCCCTCGTCACCGCGGTGCTCGCCGGTACGGCCGCCGCCCTCGCGCCCGCGTCCGCGCGGACCCCCCTGGCCTGGGGGGCGGGCGCCGCGGCGCTCGCGTTCAGCGTCGCGGTGACCGTCGCCTTCCACGCCCTGCGGGCGCTGTCCCTGGCCCGGCGCCACCTTGCCGCCGCGCGCCAGGAGACGGGCAGCCTCCAGCAGGAACTGGCGCGCAGAGCAGCCGAGTTCGGGCAGGAGCACGCCCGTCTCACCGCCGCGCACGCCCGTGAGGTGGCCGACCTCACCGCCGAGCACACCCGCGTACGGACCGAGCTGGCCGCCGAGAACAGCCGCGTCAAGGCGGAACTGGCCGCGGAGAACGCCCGGGTCCAGGAGGAGCTCACCGCCGAGCACACGCGCGTACGGACCGAGCTGACGGCGCGGCTGCGCACCGCCGAGTCCGAGCGGGCCGCCGCGCTTGCCGCGTGCGCCAACGCGGCGGGGCGGATGCAGGCCCTGGCCACCGGCACCCTCGCCGACCTGCGGGAGATGGAGGGCCGGCACGCGGACGAGGACGTCCTCACCGACCTCCTCCACCTGGACCACAGGACCGCGCAGGCCGGCCGCATCGCCGACTCGGTGGCGGTGCTCACCGGCGCCCGCTCCGGCCGCCGCTGGGCCAAGCCGATCGTCATGGAGTCGATCCTGCGCGGCGCGATGGGCCGCATCGGCGGATACCAGCGCGTACGGATCCACTCCGCCAGCGAGGTCGCGGTGGCGGGCCACGCCGCCGAGGGCGTCATGCACGCCCTGGCCGAACTGCTCGACAACGCCGCGAACTTCTCGCCGCCGACCTCCGAAGTGCACGTGTACATCGAGGAGGTGGCGGCCGGCGTCATCGTCTCCGTCGAGGACAGCGGCCTGGTGATGGGACCGGTGCAGCTGCGCCGCGCCGAGCGGGCCGTGTCCGGCGAGGCGACGGGCCTCGGCGGCCTGTCCGGCACCCGGCTCGGCCTCGCGGTGGTCGGCAGGCTGGCCCGCAAGTACAACCTGACGGTGTCGTTCCGCCCCTCGGCGCGCGGCGGCACGGGCGTCCTCCTGCTCATCCCGCAGGAACTCCTCTCCCGCCCCTCGGACCCGACGCCGAGCCCGTCTTCGTCCCTACCGACCCCGCCGGCCCGCCCGGCGGCTCTGCCGGGCCCTGCGGGCCTGACCGGGCCTGCGGGTTCCAGCGGGCCTGCGGCTCTGACCGGGCCTGCGGATTCCACCGAGCCCGCAGCCCCGACCGCGCCCGCGACCTCCACCGGGCCCGCAGCTCTGACCGGCCCCGCGGATTCCACCGGCCCCGCGGATTCCACCGAGCCCGCGGTTTCCACCGGGCCCGCAGCCTCCACCGGCCCCGCGGCCCTGACCCCGGCCCGGCACGCGGCCCCGGCTCCGGCTCCGGCTCCGGCTCCGGCTCCGGCTCCGGCCCAGCCCACAGCCACACCCCAGCCCGTGGCCCAGCCGGCACCCTCGGCTCAGCCCCCGGCCCACACCCCTGACAGCCCCACACCCACGGTGGGCGCCCCGGCCCAGCCCGCGGCCCCAGCCCCGGCGGCCCAGCCGACAGCCACGCCCCAGCCGCAACCCGCGCAGCCGCAGCCGCAACCGCAGCAAACCCACCCCGAGCCCCAGCCCGCCTACCCCCACACCCACACCCACACCCCGGACCCCGGCCTCGACCGCGTGGACCGCGACCCCGTCCCCACCCACGAGTCCGCGGCCGAGGGCACCCCCGCCCCGCACACTCCCGCCGAGGGCACCGCCCCGCACACCCCCGCCGAGGGCACCGCCCTGGACACCCCCACCGAAACCATTCCGCTCCCCAAGCGCCCCCGCGGCCGTACTCTCGCCGCCGCCGAGCGGGCCCGTACCGGCAGCGACACAGGGGAGCACCCGCGGCCGCGCCCCGCGGACGCCGCCACCACGGCGGCCCGCTTCAGCAGCTTCCGCCAGGCCGTCCGCCCCGCTCCGACGGCCGACCCCGCACCCCCCGAGCACCCGGAAGGCGACACCCCCCGATGA
- a CDS encoding DUF742 domain-containing protein: MGRPGRDDSPDRLYTLTGGRSRSAPDAPFDLVTLIVAESGPMPGMQSEHAAILRMCRLPTAVVEIAAELGLPVSITRILLSDLLDAGRISARHPRSGPAHSLPDSELLEQVLVGLRNL, encoded by the coding sequence GTGGGCCGCCCCGGCCGGGACGACTCCCCCGACCGGCTGTACACCCTCACCGGCGGACGCAGCCGGTCGGCGCCCGACGCCCCCTTCGACCTGGTGACCCTCATCGTCGCCGAGTCCGGCCCGATGCCCGGCATGCAGTCCGAGCACGCCGCGATCCTGCGGATGTGCCGCCTGCCGACGGCGGTCGTGGAGATCGCCGCCGAACTCGGCCTGCCCGTGAGCATCACCCGCATCCTGCTCTCCGACCTGCTGGACGCGGGCCGGATCAGCGCCCGCCACCCCCGCTCGGGCCCCGCCCACAGCCTTCCCGATTCCGAACTCCTGGAGCAGGTGCTCGTTGGACTCCGCAACCTCTGA
- a CDS encoding roadblock/LC7 domain-containing protein, with the protein MTTTASPAPGTTTDAKLTWLLEGLLERTPGARHALVLSRDGLKLCRTPELSVDQADQLAAIAAGIQSLSHGASAEFGDGTGGVRSAMAEFYGGILFIVEAGEGAHLALIADEDADAGLVGHTMSELVEQLGEHLRAAPRAGGGPGSRPTA; encoded by the coding sequence ATGACCACGACCGCTTCCCCGGCCCCCGGCACCACCACCGACGCCAAGCTGACCTGGCTCCTCGAAGGCCTCCTGGAGCGCACCCCCGGCGCCCGGCACGCCCTCGTGCTCTCCCGGGACGGCCTGAAACTGTGCCGCACCCCGGAGCTCTCCGTCGACCAGGCCGACCAGCTCGCCGCGATAGCCGCCGGCATCCAGTCGCTGTCGCACGGCGCGTCCGCCGAGTTCGGCGACGGCACCGGCGGGGTGCGCTCGGCGATGGCCGAGTTCTACGGCGGCATCCTCTTCATCGTCGAGGCCGGCGAGGGCGCGCACCTCGCGCTCATCGCCGACGAGGACGCCGACGCGGGCCTGGTGGGCCACACGATGAGCGAGCTGGTCGAGCAGCTCGGCGAGCATCTGCGCGCCGCGCCCCGCGCGGGCGGCGGCCCCGGCAGCCGGCCCACCGCATGA
- a CDS encoding ATP/GTP-binding protein, whose translation MDSATSERRELTATADNGLKIVVVGGFGVGKTTLVRSVSEIRPLNTEETMTQAGKGIDETGGLAGLGAKTSTTVAFDFGRITLDARNVLYLFGAPGQERFWFLWDRLFAGTLGAVVLVDTRRLSDSWYAIDRLEHHGTPFIVARNDFGGPAYTPEQVREALDLDPGVPLVDCDARSRQSSKDVLITLVEHLKTLYVAQLNAPQEYAQ comes from the coding sequence TTGGACTCCGCAACCTCTGAACGCCGGGAGCTGACCGCAACCGCCGACAACGGCCTGAAGATCGTCGTGGTCGGCGGCTTCGGCGTCGGCAAGACGACGCTGGTCCGCTCCGTCAGCGAGATCCGTCCCCTCAACACCGAGGAGACGATGACGCAGGCCGGCAAGGGCATCGACGAGACCGGCGGCCTGGCCGGGCTCGGCGCCAAGACGTCCACCACGGTCGCCTTCGACTTCGGGCGCATCACGCTCGACGCCCGCAACGTCCTGTACCTCTTCGGCGCCCCCGGCCAGGAACGCTTCTGGTTCCTGTGGGACCGCCTCTTCGCCGGGACCCTCGGCGCGGTCGTCCTCGTCGACACCCGGCGCCTGTCGGACTCCTGGTACGCGATCGACCGCCTGGAGCACCACGGCACGCCGTTCATCGTGGCCCGCAACGACTTCGGCGGGCCCGCGTACACCCCCGAGCAGGTGCGCGAGGCGCTCGACCTCGACCCCGGGGTGCCGCTCGTCGACTGCGACGCGCGCTCCCGGCAGTCCAGCAAGGACGTACTGATCACGCTCGTGGAACACCTCAAGACGTTGTACGTCGCTCAGCTGAACGCCCCTCAGGAGTACGCCCAGTGA
- a CDS encoding SPFH domain-containing protein has product MRNRRDSVPMDPLFRGETTEPAKSEGRGTGPGRAPDRRPPLAPPRPDRDLVERRGPACSGWWALLVAVLALTGAAWLTWSGGLLPVRLTEYLRLPVRTRQGLAAWRWAAVGGCGVLVLLALGGVSRGRAGSAWVLSLFGRYRGSVRRTGLVWISPLMPRRRVDVRLRHWRSEPMAAVDAHGVELRVVVLVVWQVKDTARALLAVDDHTAYLREQVEAVTARVMSRLPADSFREPADDVPTLRDAEAVGDTLTRALAAECRAVGVEVFSARPTRVEYAPEVAAAMRRRQIAAIDAEHRDSVLTSVLDAVDDTVRRLTERGLVTLDDYERKALVKDLTVAFYTARGNAVDTH; this is encoded by the coding sequence GTGCGCAACCGCCGCGACTCCGTCCCCATGGACCCGCTCTTCCGCGGCGAGACCACCGAACCGGCGAAGAGCGAGGGACGCGGGACCGGACCCGGCCGGGCGCCGGACCGGCGCCCGCCCCTCGCGCCCCCACGCCCCGACCGCGACCTCGTCGAACGCCGCGGCCCCGCCTGCTCCGGCTGGTGGGCGCTGCTCGTGGCGGTCCTCGCGCTCACCGGTGCGGCCTGGCTGACCTGGTCCGGCGGCCTCCTCCCCGTACGGCTGACGGAGTACCTGCGGCTGCCCGTACGTACGCGGCAGGGGCTCGCCGCCTGGCGGTGGGCGGCCGTCGGCGGCTGCGGGGTCCTCGTCCTCCTCGCGCTCGGCGGGGTCAGCCGGGGGCGGGCCGGCAGCGCGTGGGTCCTGTCCCTCTTCGGACGGTACCGGGGGAGCGTGCGGCGCACCGGACTCGTGTGGATCAGTCCGCTGATGCCGCGGCGCCGCGTCGACGTACGGCTGCGGCACTGGCGCAGCGAGCCGATGGCGGCGGTCGACGCGCACGGCGTGGAGCTGCGCGTGGTCGTCCTCGTGGTGTGGCAGGTCAAGGACACCGCACGAGCGCTTCTCGCGGTCGACGACCACACCGCGTACCTGCGCGAGCAGGTGGAGGCGGTGACGGCGCGCGTGATGTCCCGGCTGCCCGCCGACTCCTTCCGTGAGCCCGCCGACGACGTGCCGACGCTGCGGGACGCCGAGGCCGTCGGCGACACGCTGACCAGGGCCCTGGCGGCGGAGTGCAGGGCGGTCGGCGTCGAGGTGTTCTCGGCGCGGCCCACGCGCGTGGAGTACGCGCCCGAGGTGGCCGCCGCGATGCGGCGCCGCCAGATCGCCGCCATCGACGCCGAGCACCGGGACAGCGTGCTGACCTCGGTCCTGGACGCCGTGGACGACACCGTCCGCAGGCTCACCGAACGGGGGCTCGTCACGCTCGACGACTACGAACGCAAGGCCCTGGTCAAGGACTTGACGGTGGCCTTCTACACAGCGCGGGGGAACGCCGTCGACACCCACTGA